In Canis lupus familiaris isolate Mischka breed German Shepherd chromosome 15, alternate assembly UU_Cfam_GSD_1.0, whole genome shotgun sequence, the genomic stretch GACTGGCTGCATCCCACTACCATAAAGTCATGCTAATTATCAGGTCACCTTCTACATACACAGGCCCTCTAACTCCCAAGTTCCAAGGATCACTTCCTCCCCTCACCCTTTCATGGTTAGTAACAGTACCAACTTACTATTAACCAGAAGGTACTATGTATGTTACCATTTCAATACACCCTGtccatatttctttattataaggTCATAATTTGTTCTGTTTGCTGCCAGGACCCTAATATGTGGAATAAAATTAAgtgtattttcatctttatttgccTAAAGAATAGAAATTACTTTCAATTCATAGAAAATTTTATGTAATCAAAACCAGGCAAAACTCTCCCTATGTAATCCTGATAAAAGTCTTCAATATCCAAACAGAAAATTGAGTATCAGTAAATCCAGagaaaaaatacatcaaataatCCAACCTGCCAAAGACTTTCCTCTCCACTTATTTACAAGTTTTGAAATAGACTTCAGAGTCAGACCTCATTTTGAATTCCTGATCTAACATTCACTTACTGTCCTACAGCAAAGTATTCAACTGTTTTGTTCAGTGTTGCATTCCAGGCACCTAGTACAGTGTTGATACATGGCaggtatttcataaatatttgtagaataaatggacaaatgaaCAAACCTCTGCAAGCCtgaatttcctcacctgtaaagtaTGATGATTGTATCTACCTCATAATGTTCCTAAGAAAATAAAcgataatatatgtaaaggaaTCTAAGTGTAGGGTCTAGTAaatattatcagtttttttttaagattttatttatttattcatgagagacagagagaggcagaaacacaggaagagggagaagtaggctccccatgagaagcctgatatgggactcaatctcagagctccgggatcaggccctgagccaaaggcaaatgctcaaccgctgaaccacacTGGCATCCCAAAAATTGAGAGATTTGCATGGGATTGAACAGGATATTAGCAGCTTGGTTGCTTATTCTCATGAATATTCTTAAGAGATAAGCAAAAGAACAagaacaggagcacctgggtggctcagcagttgagcatctgcctttgactcggggcatgatcccaaagtcctgggatcgagtcccacattaggcttcctgcatggagcctgcttctccctctgcctctgtctctgtctctgcctctgtctgtctctcatgaataaataaataaaatcttttaaaaaagaaaaaaaaaaaaagaacagaccaCTTGTTTTGTCCAAATTTAGAGTtgaattttaatttggatttgttaaacatttttacCATATCTTCCGTGAAAATTTGTAAATTTGCAAAGAATTTAAGGCATGCAATCTTAAAAGATAGTgggtttcatatttttttaattataaaaaaatatttaaagattttatttattagggagggagagggtgagcatgagtggtggggagaggcaggcagagggagaagctaactacccccttgagcagggagccagatgtggcagtcaatcccaggaccttgaggtcatgaccacAGCTGAAGGAAGCCACTTAACcaatttagccacccaggtgccctgggtttcatatttttaaaagacattaaaaaaaattttttttacttgaacTGGTTAATTTGGACTATTAGAAGacattttattgaatttgttgAGGGTTAGAATACATGACAGAATGTTTATGCAAATGTTTCATAAtgtatcacattaaaaaatggtATTGTTAAACCACCAGTTAAAAGTTATAGCTATAGGTTTTGTTCGGTTTCTGTTTTAAATCTCGTAcagagtcttttttaaaatgcctttttttaatgttttaaaattttatttaaattcaatttgccaacatgcagtataacacccagtgctcatgtcAGAAAGTCTTTTAATTGTACTATTAATGTCATGTACTGCTATCCATAGGTGAAGTTAAGAGTGCTGAGGAAAGACTGAGAAGTATGGATATGGTACATTCTTTCATATAATCAGTAGCATTACTGGATATATTTGAGTTGGGATAGAAAACTAATAATAGGAGAAAGGGCGCAGGTTTTGAAAGATGGCGGACGACGTGGACCAGCAACAAACTACCAACACTGTAGAAGAGCCCCTGGATCTCATCAGGCTCAGCCTGGATGAGCGAATCTatgtgaaaatgagaaatgacCGAGAGCTTCGAGGCAGATTACATGCATATGATCAGCATTTATATATGACATTGGGAGATGTGGAAGAAACTGTGACTACTATAGAAATTGATGAAGAGATATATAAATCAACAAAACGGAATATTCCGATGCTTTTTGTCCAGGGAGATGGTGTTGTACTAGTTGCTCCTCCATTAAGATTTGGCTGAAACAAAGAATTTATCGTGTATGGAATATAGGAGATTTTGTATGATTGCCTCTTTAAATGTAGAAGACATCCAAAAGAGAAACCTGTGTTCattttgatattaagaaattaccaaggaaaaaaaataaaataaaataattaaaaatattttaaaaataaaaaaaaaaatgaccaaggaTTCTTCCACTCCTGAAATGAGCTGATTTGCAGATAACTCAAAAATTCTTAAGCTAaagggcattttaatttttttccaactctttcaATAAATGTGATCACCaggatgcaggaaaaaaaaaaaaaactaataatattggacacctgagtgactcagtggttgagcgtctctgtatctctttctctgtgtttctcatgaataaataatatcttaaaaaaaagaaaaaaaatctctcaacttTTAGTAGTAAATCTCTTAAGAAACATTACCCTCGTACTTTGAAAAGACACTAGGTGGCATTAGAAACATGTTTCTCTTacaaaaaagtagaaactaaGTGTTCAAAAGACAGCAATTCTCAAACTGACAGTGAATGATCTAAACTCCTATAAATCTTACAAAGTTGAATACTTCACTATCTTGCCCTTTCACATATAAATTTTTCATGCTCCCCTACATTTCTTTTCGTTCTCTGTACTCTTAGATGATGATTTAATCTAAGACTTCCAAAACCCCTATCTATAGCTCTAAAACTGATCTCCTTTACTCTAGGTGTTCATTTCTAACTCTTAAAAGGATACCTAACAAGTGGATAtaaacattcaaaagaatgaaattgcaGCCACCTACTTCACACCATATGCAGAAATTAACTATaaagctaaaaccataaaactcttaggagaaaGCAAGTGGTAAATTTTCATGACCTAGGACCTGGCAATGTATTCCTAAGATAGGagaccaaaagcacaagcaaaaaaagaaataaattagacttcatcaaaatttttaaattttatacatcaAAAGGCactattaagaaaaggaaaagaaaaatacagaatgggagaaaatatctgccaatCATACATTTTATAAGGATCtagtatacagaatatataaagaactcttacaattcaacaacagcaaaacgacaaaagttaaaaatgggcaaagtacctgaagagacatttctcctaaaaatatatacacggcttaaaaaaaaaaaaatcacattaaaaaaaaaaaagatgctcaacatcattattcaccagggaaatgtaaatcaaatgagataccacttcacatccaccaggagagtataataaaaaatgactatttttttaaatggaaaataagtgttggcaagtgTGGAGACTAGAATCTTTGTAcactgctggtgaggatgtaaaatggtgtggcAACCATGGCAAATAGTTTgggaatttcttaaaaagttaaagatggaattatcatatgacctcTCAATTCTACCACTAGatatatataccccaaagaattggAAATTGGTACTCaaacatgtatacatacacacatgttcacagtagcactattcacaacagccaaaaggtagaaacactccaaatatccatcaacagatgaatggataaacagttatatacatacaatgggaaaTTGCTCAGTCAcagaaagaatgaagtactgatacacgCTAGAATGCCATCTAAACATTATGTTAAGCCAAAGAAGTAAGACACAAAGTTTATATATGGAATGGTTCCTTATATAGGAAATATCTGGAACAGATAAATCCATAAAGACAGACTGCATACAGACTGCATATTGATGGTTGTCAAGAGGCTGAAtggaagaggaaagggggagaagtGCTTAAGCGGTAAGGAGTTTTACTTAGGAATGACAAATGTTTTACAAATGGACAGAGGTGATAGTtatacaacactgtgaatgtactaaatgttcactaattgttcactttaaaatggttaattttacattatgtgaatttcatctcaatCAATTATTCTTAAAAGGATATCTATACGGTATGACCTGTCATCAATATGCTGAGAAtcaaattcattaatttcttctcCTAAACTTGTTCCTTTTCCTATATACCCAATTTCAATTAAAGGCACCACAATCTAATCCTCAGAGttataaatgaattcattctTATTCCTTGATTATCTTCTAATTCAGCAGTTTTCCATCAGTATAACCTGTATTATAAATAATTGCTTGTATTACTATTTAAGGTACCTAAAGGCATACAAATAAAGGCTAACATTTAGTTCATACTTATTACAAATCTGGCactatgttattttaaatgggTTCTCATTTTATCCTAATAATTCTATGAAAAAAGCCCTATAACTATCttgattttagagatgagaaaacagaaaattaaagttCAGTGACTTCCCTAAGCTTATATGATTACTAAGTGTCAGGGCAAGAACAGAGACTATAGGCTTAGAGCTTGAGCTAGTATTTACTTCTTTTACAAATTAGAAGGCATTCACAATcatttcattcaaaaattttttcttgaataggaatttaaaaagtagaaatcaatgGGTAAACCAGTAGGagttatttgcaaatatcccTTACCATGACTTATGGATTTCTGTCTCCAAAGAAGgtagtgatattttttttaaatccaaacaaAACTTATTAATACCTCTTTAACAGTGTTGCATGATGCTCTCTATTCCACTCCATTGTAGATGCACTTCATTTTGTCCCtatctcattaaaaattaatactcaagggcagcctgggtgtctcagcggtttagtgccgctttcagcccagggtgtgatcctggagaccagggatcaagtcccatgcatggagtctgtttctccctctgcctatgtctgtgcctctctctctctgtccttcatgaataaataaattaaatcttaaaaaaaaaaaaatactcaatagcaaaatgttttctttttgataaagtcagatttttttccctcttacgGCTTGTGCTGTTTTTTGAACTCTAAGAAACTTTACCTCACCCAAAATCATAAGgactttctcctgtgttttcctttacaTGTTTTCTCATCGTAATCcatttcagattaatttttgtatatagcaTGAGGTAAAGGTCAAAgttctttcctccccctcccccccatgtaAATCGTTCCAGCAAcatctgttgaaaagactgtcttggggtgcctgcgcagctcagtcagttaaatgtctgtctttggctcaggtcatgatcccaggatgctgagatggagcccacatggggctccctgtacaGCAAGCAACCTGTttctcccactcctgctccccctgcttgtgcactcaagtgctcatgcacacacatacactctgtCATTctctatcatataaataaaatctttaaataataaaaaaaaaaaagactgcctttTCCCTATTTACCTTGGTACAAttatctatttctggactttcgaTTCTGTAATCTACATGTCTATCCTTATATTGATATCACACCATCTTGCTTACTATACATTTACAGAAAGCTATAAAATTGGGTAAAGTGATTCCTCTAACTCtggtcttctttttcaatattttggttATTCTAGGCCCTTTGCATGTcaatataaatttgaaatcaCCTTGTCACTTTCTGAAAAAGACTCTTTGGGTTTTTATTAGGATTGCaatgaatctataaatcaatcaGGAGAATTTGCATCTTGATATCGAATTTTCCAATCCATTGACATATCACTCTATTCATtaaggtcttctttaatttctcttggtaatgttttataattaaaatgtactGGTCTTACAAATGAGTTCTTAAGTTTATATTtagctatattatatatttttaagctattGTAAAtagcagtgatttttaaatatctaattctaattattcattgttagtatagacaaatacaattgatttttgctttttttgtatatagatttttgtataaaacacgaataagaaaatgaaaatctgagcCACAGGTagggagaaattatttaaaacctTATATCTGATATACAACTAATATCAGAGTAgacaaaaaactcttaaaactcagcaagatagacaacttaaaattttttaactgacagaagatgtgaacagataCCTCATCagaaaagatatatgaatggcaaataaacacaaaaagtaattcaacctcattagtcatcagagatgcaaattaaaatcacaatgaaataatcCCTCCACACCCATTAGGGTGACTACAATTAAAATGGTAATACCTAACACTGACAAAAATGTTAAGCAAATGCTAATGGAAATGCAAAagtgccactttggaaaacagcttggcagtttttttataaagattaacaTACACTTAACCATATATCCCAGCAAtctcattcctaggtatttatcaaGCAGAAATGAAAGCATAAGCCCACACAAATACCTGTACACAAACTTTCATAGGAGCTTTCTCAGTAACAGGCAAAacctagaaacaatccaaatgatCATCAACTGATGAATTAATAAAGTCTGATTATACCCATGCCAAAGGAATACctccagaaataaaaagaactgctGATACTCAAATCAatgtgaatgaatctcaaaaccattatgctaagtaaaagaactCAAGATTACAAGagattacatattatatgattctatttatatgagattctggaaaaggcaaaaatcacagtgacagggaagcccaggtggctcagcggtttagcaccgccttcagcccagggcgtgatcctggagacccagaatcaagtctcacgtccggctccctgcgtggagcctgcttctccctctgcctgtctgtctgtccatctctctctctctctctctctctttactctctgtgtctctcatgaataaataaataaaatcttaaaaaaaaaaatcatcagtgaCAGAAAACATCAGTAACCAAGGGCTGGCgctgggggaaagaaaagaccGCGAACAACAGACAGGGAATATTTGGGGGCAACAGGAACTTCAACACCATGATTTTCTCATGATTTGGTGGTAGTGACACAACTGTACACATCTGggaaaactcatcaaattgtacacttaaaatgggtgaacTTTATCCTaggtaaattatacctcaatacaaCTGACACAAAGATCTCCAACTCTCGTAGGGAGAGACTGCAGAGCTTCAGCTGCAGAAAGGTAGAGTGAACAGGGAAGCGGCCGAGTTTAGAATCTCTTTGTAACACAGAAGtggataaaacaaaaatctacgCATCCTGAAGTCATTATGTGATAATTAAAGAATAatcatgtccatcaacagatgaatgaagatgtggtatatgtatacaatagaatattactcagccaccagaaagaatgaaatcttgccatttgcaacaacgtggatgaattgtgaaataagtcattcaaagacaaatactatatgatttcattcacatgtggaatttaagaaacaaaacagatgagtataggaggagggaagggaaggaaaaataaaaataaaatgaaatgaaaaccataagagacttttaactacaggaaacaaatggagggttgctggaggagaagtTGGGGGGATTGGGTAAGTGGATATGAcaggaattaaggagggcactggatgtaatgagctctgggtgttatatgcaactaacgaatcactaaattctacccttgaaaataatactatatgctaactaaattgaatttacttttaaaaaaattttaatcacaaaggatctaaaaatacataataatgcTTAACCATAgttcaaacacttaaaaaaaagaatgatgggaaAAAGTTCTAGGTAGTATCGTggatttttaattcctttagaaGTGTACCCCACATATGCCCATCTCAGAAAAGTTCTGaactattattaaatttaaaatatgataataggggcacctgggtggcttagttggttgagcatctgactcttgatttcagcttgagtcatgatcaaGTCCCTGCTgttcagctccacactcagcaccaAATCAGCCTGagtttctctccccttcctctgtccctccccacc encodes the following:
- the LOC102154080 gene encoding U6 snRNA-associated Sm-like protein LSm3, whose amino-acid sequence is MADDVDQQQTTNTVEEPLDLIRLSLDERIYVKMRNDRELRGRLHAYDQHLYMTLGDVEETVTTIEIDEEIYKSTKRNIPMLFVQGDGVVLVAPPLRFG